Proteins from a genomic interval of Xiphophorus hellerii strain 12219 unplaced genomic scaffold, Xiphophorus_hellerii-4.1 PGA_scaffold_57__1_contigs__length_250000, whole genome shotgun sequence:
- the LOC116716430 gene encoding riboflavin transporter 2-like isoform X2 gives MAVLTHLLAVLFGMGSWVSINGLWVELPLIVPQVPEGWYLPSYLSVLIQAANVGPLVVTLMHRLRPGVLNEAAVIYVIVAVGAVASFLLAFFWKETVVVSGGPRSLALLVLTFFLATVDCTSSVTFLPFMMRLQPHFLTSYFVGEGLSGLLPALAALVQGVGLVRCVNGSRSLNHSGHGTRRLEAQYQPSNFSAEVFFFFLSAMMLVSLAAFLLLDLHPAVARQQPDPRYSTGSRERFRSSRKRAEQRPMMDLFRPQNHKPRSSLGSSSCSQKQLIFIFVVLGWVNALSNTVLPSVQSYSCLPYGNGAYHLSAALAAVSNPLAGFVAMFVSIRTEMMKRFYWTSSSPEELRALHTSLSHPHADGRATRR, from the exons ATGGCCGTGCTCACCCACCTGCTGGCCGTCCTCTTCGGGATGGGCTCCTGGGTCTCCATCAACGGCCTGTGGGTGGAGCTTCCTCTCATCGTGCCGCAGGTCCCAGAGGGATGGTACCTGCCCTCCTACCTGTCCGTCCTCATCCAGGCGGCCAACGTCGGGCCGCTCGTCGTCACCCTGATGCACCGCCTCCGGCCCGGCGTCCTCAACGAGGCGGCGGTCATCTACGTGATCGTGGCGGTGGGCGCCGTGGCCAGCTTCCTGCTGGCTTTCTTCTGGAAGGAGACGGTGGTGGTGTCCGGCGGCCCCCGCAGCCTggctctgctggttctgacctTCTTCCTGGCGACTGTGGACTGCACCTCCTCCGTCACCTTCCTGCCCTTCATGATGCGCCTCCAGCCGCACTTCCTCACCTCCTACTTCGTCGGGGAGGGGCTGAGCGGCCTGCTGCCGGCCCTGGCGGCTCTGGTCCAGGGCGTCGGCCTGGTGCGCTGCGTCAACGGCAGCCGGTCCCTGAATCACAGCGGCCACGGAACCAGACGCCTGGAGGCTCAGTACCAGCCCTCCAACTTCTCCGCCGaggtcttcttcttcttcctcagcGCCATGATGCTGGTGAGCCTGGCAGCGTTCCTGCTGCTGGACCTCCACCCGGCCGTGGCCCGGCAGCAGCCCGACCCGCGCTACTCCACCGGGTCCAGGGAGAGGTTCCGGAGCAGCCGGAAGAGGGCCGAGCAGAGGCCCATGATGGACCTCTTCAGGCCCCAGAACCACAAACCCAGAAGCAGCTTGGGTTCCAGCTCCTGCAGCCAGAAGCAGCTGATCTTCATCTTCGTGGTTCTGGGCTGGGTCAACGCCCTGAGCAACACGGTCCTGCCGTCCGTTCAGTCCTACTCCTGCCTGCCCTATGGGAACGGCGCCTACCACCTGTCGGCTGCGCTGGCCGCCGTGTCCAACCCGCTGGCCGGCTTCGTCGCCATGTTCGTCTCCATCAG GACTGAAATGATGAAAAGGTTCTACTGGACTTCATCAAGTCCAGAGGAGCTCAGAGCGCTTCACACTTCACTCAGTCATCCACATGCTGACGGTAGAGCTACTAGACGGTAG
- the LOC116716427 gene encoding uncharacterized protein LOC116716427 has protein sequence MEEGQDFSLHGKAVVNDANLRDEYYWKLIADFIGPQTGEGLDLNQGPCKNRLMVQVGLLREDNNFPWLAITEWLKKIFPAHQSADFRCLIERGIATTLSLGIEARFAFLDSDVNFNFVGPICDSIGVERQHLLELRDFSERARSIEVTNGLIVELSNFVAREKISPVVIVSWLRNFNPEYCKSGAIQKAYKLLRSRIKKLKVYCRNYETRSHRKNAAIEKVLQSPFELVPKKSPKLFVKKRLRREDYERVTVKEEDECSEISQGEGLEVHREEVGTSLQRGNVDAGGEDDGKTSSSDRGESLTLLDIAMLSVQKLSSVYGGKTEACKSVSLDLLKNHYALTYKEHPAMEEFEKKVSGVRKETSLVHPVVFLNYNANYLVDLHDAVEAQIMSFEKEIILSTGVKLGRDNLPKFKNFVSLPESATSRYIHMACDILSPISLEKPNYRKHWVAFCEEKGNPSRLAVNQSNRLNNYFEAAAGLIHHHKETALFFADLLSIANDPCPNIILESVAADANDSMIQSFVCVVAIIYCKILGPYWQLLKSGGEYAFFSQFLLCLYQRFIDWSKDPSTLLAPEEDSNVFLQFPLQEKIFTGVFSFCGEWHTNRDLIRACLKRTIKVIAAVTEEHLKNFLPGGMFSQIPSTDVCLELVSCTFSVLMAEYPFGHAYPYRKKRPDKLSKNSSKSQLDSSQEDEGISGNSSDEASRSRNSSQLGQKEEQSPQARKGYRRVPEEEQEENMDRDYIIATVTRNGGPCKTQQDIEKMLLRFDGKSRLEKREGLRCEILYQKMVLNNTNPHLDHHCLNSTQMALKLKFALPRVKPGYSLVLAPRKTKLRPSGRRAAEDRAAPAAGGGLLPSGETNPDSSSTEVGITS, from the exons ATGGAGGAAGGTCAGGACTTTTCCCTCCATGGGAAAGCGGTAGTAAATGATGCTAATCTGA GAGACGAATACTACTGGAAGCTTATTGCAGACTTCATTGGTCCTCAAACAGGGGAGGGACTAGACCTGAACCAGGGGCCGTGCAAGAACAGACTGATGGTCCAAGTTGGACTTCTGAGAGAGGACAATAATTTTCCCTGGCTCGCCATCACAGAGTGGCTGAAGAAGATCTTCCCCGCTCATCAGTCAGCTGACTTCCGCTGTTTGATCGAAAGAGGCATTGCAACAACGCTGAGCCTGGGCATCGAAGCCAGGTTTGCCTTTCTGGATTCAGATGTCAACTTCAACTTTGTTGGCCCAATATGCGACAGTATCGGAGTGGAGCGCCAGCACCTTCTGGAGCTCAGGGATTTTTCAGAGCGAGCACGGTCCATCGAAGTCACAAATGGACTGATTGTCGAGTTGAGCAACTTTGTTGCCAGGGAAAAAATTTCCCCAGTAGTCATTGTTTCCTGGCTAAGAAACTTTAACCCAGAGTACTGTAAGAGTGGGGCCATTCAGAAAGCATACAAGCTCCTTCGGTCCAGGATAAAGAAGCTGAAAGTTTACTGTCGCAACTATGAAACGAGGAGTCACAGGAAGAATGCAGCCATTGAAAAAGTGCTTCAGAGTCCGTTTGAACTGGTTCCGAAGAAATCACCAAAACTTTTTGTAAAGAAACGCCTGAGGAGGGAAGATTACGAAAGGGTTACGGTCAAAGAAGAAGATGAGTGCTCAGAAATCTCCCAAGGTGAAGGTCTTGAGGTGCACAGGGAGGAAGTAGGAACCTCGCTGCAGAGAGGAAATGTTGACGCGGGAGGCGAGGATGACGGAAAGACATCCAGCTCTGACCGCGGAGAATCCCTGACTCTGCTGGACATCGCCATGCTGTCCGTCCAGAAGCTGTCCAGTGTTTACGGCGGGAAAACTGAAGCGTGCAAAAGCGTTTCGTTGGATCTGCTGAAGAATCACTACGCTCTCACCTACAAAGAGCATCCAGCCATGGAAGAGTTTGAGAAAAAGGTGTCCGGTGTTAGGAAGGAGACTTCCCTCGTGCACCCCGTGGTGTTTTTAAACTACAACGCTAATTACCTTGTTGATCTGCACGATGCGGTGGAGGCACAGATCATGAGCTTTGAGAAGGAGATCATCCTGTCCACAGGAGTGAAACTGGGCCGAGATAATCTTCCCAAGTTCAAGAACTTTGTCAGTTTGCCAGAAAGCGCCACATCACGTTACATCCACATGGCCTGCGATATCCTGAGCCCAATCAGCCTGGAGAAACCAAACTACAGAAAGCATTGGGTGGCGTTCTGTGAGGAGAAGGGAAACCCCTCCAGACTCGCTGTGAACCAATCAAACAGACTGAATAACTActttgaagcagcagcaggtcttATCCACCATCACAAGGAGACGGCGCTCTTCTTTGCGGATCTGCTGTCGATTGCCAACGACCCATGTCCGAACATCATCCTGGAGAGCGTTGCGGCAGACGCAAATGACTCCATGATCCAGAGCTTCGTGTGTGTCGTAGCCATAATTTACTGCAAGATCCTCGGCCCCTACTGGCAGCTCCTGAAGAGCGGAGGAGAGTATGCGTTCTTCAGTCAGTTCCTGCTGTGTCTGTACCAAAGGTTCATCGACTGGTCCAAAGATCCCTCCACGCTGCTGGCACCGGAGGAGGACAGCAACGTCTTTCTGCAGTTCCCGCTGCAAGAGAAAATCTTCACCGGGGTGTTTAGCTTCTGTGGCGAGTGGCACACAAACCGAGACCTGATCCGAGCTTGTCTGAAGAGGACCATCAAGGTGATTGCTGCCGTCACTGAGGAACACCTGAAGAACTTTCTACCTGGAGGAATGTTTTCCCAGATCCCTTCCACTGATGTGTGCTTGGAGTTGGTCAGCTGTACGTTCTCCGTCTTGATGGCAGAGTATCCCTTTGGCCATGCGTATCCATACAGGAAGAAAAGGCCGGACAAGCTGTCCAAGAACTCCTCAAAGAGCCAGCTGGACAGCTCGCAGGAAGACGAAGGCATATCCGGCAACAGCTCTGATGAAGCTTCGAGGAGCAGAAACAGCTCCCAGTTAGGCCAGAAAGAGGAGCAAAGCCCTCAGGCGAGAAAAGGTTACAGAAGAGTCCctgaggaagagcaggaggagaacATGGACAGGGACTACATTATCGCCACAGTGACCAGAAACGGAGGTCCCTGCAAAACCCAGCAGGACATTGAAAAAATGCTGCTGCGCTTCGATGGGAAGTCGCGACTGGAGAAACGGGAAGGACTTCGCTGCGAGATCCTGTATCAGAAGATGGTTCTGAACAACACAAACCCACACCTGGACCATCACTGCCTCAACTCCACCCAGATGGCGCTGAAGCTAAAATTTGCTCTCCCTCGTGTCAAACCTGGATACTCGCTGGTGCTGGCGCCCAGGAAGACCAAGCTGAGGCCCTCCGGCCGGCGCGCTGCGGAGGACCGAGCCGCTCCGGCTGCCGGCGGCGGCCTGCTGCCGTCCGGAGAAACGAATCCGGACTCTTCCTCAACGGAGGTCGGGATAACCAGCTGA
- the LOC116716432 gene encoding uncharacterized protein LOC116716432, which translates to MAESYTNRSDSGGGEECLLEGRYLVTLALINVFTFVVGQPVTAKLLWISFTANKAADILNCNLALFHSFLYLVYLLNLIFLFLYRRHQSALLSVILSYSQVGGPMSLCFICMERYVAVLHPTAYPLLRTHRWREACAALVWLCSLSVAMTTTLVSDDTSSLSGAVIKSVPFATMVILTHLMVWATARIARALRTSSPGRDRLHPVKRKNKWRLTDAENAGSFLRLRLEEETTCRFIHS; encoded by the exons ATGGCGGAGTCCTACACCAACCGCTCTGACTCTGGTGGAGGGGAGGAATGTTTGCTGGAAGGACGATACCTGGTAACTCTGGCTCTGATCAACGTCTTCACCTTCGTGGTCGGCCAGCCGGTAACGGCCAAGCTGCTGTGGATCTCCTTCACCGCCAACAAGGCCGCAGATATCCTCAACTGCAACTTGGCGCTTTTCCACAGCTTCCTGTACCTGGTCTACCTGCTGAACctgatcttcctcttcctgtacCGCCGCCACCAGTCCGCCTTGCTCTCCGTCATCCTGAGCTACAGCCAGGTCGGCGGCCCCATGAGTTTGTGCTTCATCTGCATGGAGCGGTACGTGGCGGTGCTCCACCCCACGGCTTACCCGCTGCTGAGGACCCACCGCTGGCGGGAGGCGTGCGCCGCGCTGGTCTGGCTCTGCTCGCTGTCCGTCGCCATGACGACCACGCTGGTCAGCGACGACACGTCCTCGCTCTCCGGCGCCGTGATAAAAAGCGTCCCGTTCGCAACAATGGTGATCCTGACCCACCTGATGGTGTGGGCCACCGCCAGGATCGCCCGGGCGCTCAGGACGTCCAGCCCCGGCCGGGACCGGCTGCATCCGGTCAAGAGGAAG AACAAGTGGCGGCTGACCGACGCAGAGAATGCTGGGAGTTTTCTCAGACTGCGGCTAGAAGAAGAAACCACGTGTCGTTTTATCCATTCTTAA
- the slc52a2 gene encoding solute carrier family 52, riboflavin transporter, member 2, which produces MPGSWWRAAAVSHGLTALFAMGSWVSVNSLWVELPVVVRELPEGWNLPAYLSVLIAFGNLGPIAVTVAHHCAPGRLNERVAIHCILALAVVASGFLALFWSCRVPIAGAERSLPFLLLSFVLALVCCTSTVTFLPFMFRYPPEYIRTFFIGQGFSALFPCVVALGQGVGKLECKTENDTVKPEYLEENFPAQNFFWFLFVMLAISALSFVALTQRRAESQQERPPQESDGAEAAKSGEETHRLYNGGTAASEGPVGPEPPAPRFWTGRNVYLLALLAASNALTNGVLPSVQSFSCLPYNNMTFHLSVVLGNIANPLACFLAMFVVLRSPVGLGLVSLAAGVFAAYLLALAALSPCPPLQASLAGKTLVVGSWILFTGLFSYLKASVGALLHGAGRGALLWAGVAIQAGSLLGALAMFPLVNVYQLFASAHDCVDVCSNRTAAPPAGGVADPELRTFLD; this is translated from the exons ATGCCGGGCAGCTGGTGGCGCGCTGCCGCGGTGAGCCACGGCCTGACGGCCCTGTTCGCCATGGGCTCCTGGGTTTCCGTCAACAGCCTGTGGGTCGAGCTGCCGGTGGTGGTCAGAGAGCTGCCCGAAG GCTGGAACCTTCCTGCTTACCTCTCGGTGCTCATCGCCTTTGGAAATTTGGGTCCCATCGCGGTGACGGTGGCGCACCACTGCGCTCCGGGTCGCCTGAACGAACGTGTGGCCATTCACTGCATCCTGGCGCTGGCGGTGGTGGCGTCGGGGTTCCTGGCCCTTTTCTGGTCCTGCCGGGTGCCGATCGCAGGAGCGGAGCGGTCGCTGCCCTTCCTGCTGCTCAGCTTCGtcctggctctggtctgctgcACCTCCACCGTCACCTTCCTGCCGTTCATGTTCCGCTATCCTCCAGAGTACATCCGCACGTTCTTCATCGGCCAGGGCTTCAGCGCCTTGTTCCCCTGCGTGGTGGCTTTGGGTCAGGGCGTCGGCAAGCTGGAGTGTAAAACCGAGAACGACACGGtgaagccggagtacctggaggaGAACTTTCCTGCCCAAAACTTCTTCTGGTTCCTGTTTGTGATGCTCGCCATCTCGGCCTTGAGCTTTGTGGCGTTGACACAAAGACGGGCCGAGTCCCAGCAGGAGAGGCCGCCCCAAGAGTCCGACGGCGCCGAGGCGGCGAAGAGCGGAGAAGAGACGCACCGGCTGTACAACGGAGGGACGGCGGCGTCGGAGGGGCCGGTCGGCCCGGAGCCGCCCGCTCCCAGGTTCTGGACGGGACGAAACGTCTACCTGCTGGCGCTGCTCGCCGCCTCCAACGCCCTCACCAACGGAGTGCTCCCGTCCGTCCAGAGCTTCTCCTGTCTGCCCTACAATAACATGACCTTTCACCTCTCTGTGGTCCTCGGCAACATCGCCAACCCCCTGGCTTGCTTCCTAGCCATGTTTGTGGTGCTGAG GTCCCCTGTAGGCCTGGGCCTGGTGTCGCTGGCGGCGGGCGTGTTCGCTGCGTACCTGCTGGCGCTGGCGGCGCTCAGCCCCTGCCCGCCGCTGCAGGCCAGCCTCGCTGGGAAAACCTTGGTG gtggGCTCCTGGATCCTGTTCACCGGCCTGTTCTCCTACCTGAAGGCGTCGGTCGGCGCGCTGCTGCACGGCGCCGGGCGCGGCGCGCTGCTGTGGGCCGGCGTGGCCATCCAGGCCGGCTCCCTGCTGGGCGCGCTCGCCATGTTCCCCCTGGTCAACGTCTACCAGCTGTTCGCCAGCGCCCACGACTGCGTGGACGTCTGCAGCAACAGgactgcagctcctccagcagggggcgttGCTGATCCTGAGCTCCGGACTTTTCTGGACtga
- the LOC116716430 gene encoding riboflavin transporter 2-like isoform X1 — MAVLTHLLAVLFGMGSWVSINGLWVELPLIVPQVPEGWYLPSYLSVLIQAANVGPLVVTLMHRLRPGVLNEAAVIYVIVAVGAVASFLLAFFWKETVVVSGGPRSLALLVLTFFLATVDCTSSVTFLPFMMRLQPHFLTSYFVGEGLSGLLPALAALVQGVGLVRCVNGSRSLNHSGHGTRRLEAQYQPSNFSAEVFFFFLSAMMLVSLAAFLLLDLHPAVARQQPDPRYSTGSRERFRSSRKRAEQRPMMDLFRPQNHKPRSSLGSSSCSQKQLIFIFVVLGWVNALSNTVLPSVQSYSCLPYGNGAYHLSAALAAVSNPLAGFVAMFVSIRSLVFLGFLTVLGTLIGSYIMLMAALSPCPLLVNDGSGAAIMVLAWILLIFFLSYVKIIIGVILRDEGHSALVWCGAVVQLGSLLGAVAMFPLVSVYGLFSSGDPCSTSCP, encoded by the exons ATGGCCGTGCTCACCCACCTGCTGGCCGTCCTCTTCGGGATGGGCTCCTGGGTCTCCATCAACGGCCTGTGGGTGGAGCTTCCTCTCATCGTGCCGCAGGTCCCAGAGGGATGGTACCTGCCCTCCTACCTGTCCGTCCTCATCCAGGCGGCCAACGTCGGGCCGCTCGTCGTCACCCTGATGCACCGCCTCCGGCCCGGCGTCCTCAACGAGGCGGCGGTCATCTACGTGATCGTGGCGGTGGGCGCCGTGGCCAGCTTCCTGCTGGCTTTCTTCTGGAAGGAGACGGTGGTGGTGTCCGGCGGCCCCCGCAGCCTggctctgctggttctgacctTCTTCCTGGCGACTGTGGACTGCACCTCCTCCGTCACCTTCCTGCCCTTCATGATGCGCCTCCAGCCGCACTTCCTCACCTCCTACTTCGTCGGGGAGGGGCTGAGCGGCCTGCTGCCGGCCCTGGCGGCTCTGGTCCAGGGCGTCGGCCTGGTGCGCTGCGTCAACGGCAGCCGGTCCCTGAATCACAGCGGCCACGGAACCAGACGCCTGGAGGCTCAGTACCAGCCCTCCAACTTCTCCGCCGaggtcttcttcttcttcctcagcGCCATGATGCTGGTGAGCCTGGCAGCGTTCCTGCTGCTGGACCTCCACCCGGCCGTGGCCCGGCAGCAGCCCGACCCGCGCTACTCCACCGGGTCCAGGGAGAGGTTCCGGAGCAGCCGGAAGAGGGCCGAGCAGAGGCCCATGATGGACCTCTTCAGGCCCCAGAACCACAAACCCAGAAGCAGCTTGGGTTCCAGCTCCTGCAGCCAGAAGCAGCTGATCTTCATCTTCGTGGTTCTGGGCTGGGTCAACGCCCTGAGCAACACGGTCCTGCCGTCCGTTCAGTCCTACTCCTGCCTGCCCTATGGGAACGGCGCCTACCACCTGTCGGCTGCGCTGGCCGCCGTGTCCAACCCGCTGGCCGGCTTCGTCGCCATGTTCGTCTCCATCAG GTCGCTGGTGTTCCTGGGCTTCCTGACAGTTCTGGGAACCTTGATCGGCTCGTACATAATGCTGATGGCGGCGCTGAGTCCCTGCCCCCTTCTGGTCAACGACGGTTCTGGCGCCGCCATCATG GTTCTCGCCTGGATCCTCCTCATCTTCTTTCTGTCCTACGTGAAGATCATCATCGGGGTGATCCTGCGGGACGAAGGTCACAGCGCCCTCGTGTGGTGCGGAGCGGTGGTGCAGCTCGGCTCCCTGCTGGGAGCCGTCGCCATGTTCCCTCTGGTTAGCGTCTACGGCCTGTTCTCCTCCGGGGACCCATGCAGCACCAGTTGCCCCTGA